In the genome of Solibacillus silvestris, one region contains:
- a CDS encoding permease: protein MRSEITAGQKLREQDFSHQEATSDYTFDRVPREERKMGWLSITNITFGIATAIFYFQMGSVMALQFGAVNALISAGYAIIVAGILGSIIVYLSAKSGMNVNLLSRGGFGYIGASLTSLIYASNFIMYCAFEGMILVAAVHAFFPAIPIWLLIVIFGSLVIPLNWFGIKQLDKLQKWSLPIFGIFLITAIVIAFNTPSLNSGNFWTYMPEGVQIGGTALLLCIGMQHGIMGLTALIASDYARFLKPKDLKIGSIAIGFIPQIFCFGVMGGLGIWFGVKFAEANPGVYIVTLLGLGGVVFTVLTQVRINITNIYSSSLSLSNFFENMFGFTPGRRFWVVVGGVIAMILMLGGIVDHLQIAMTFQGVALMSWAAVLVTEALVLKKWLKIGPRYYESRQENLFKWNPVGVIALIVPTIIGTIAALGYMGTFLQNTAAFFAALMAAVLTVILGLTTKGRYYIRKEAEDIPKEDWIA from the coding sequence ATGAGATCTGAGATTACTGCAGGTCAGAAATTAAGAGAACAAGACTTTTCTCATCAAGAAGCAACTAGTGACTATACGTTTGACCGAGTTCCGCGCGAAGAACGCAAAATGGGCTGGTTAAGTATTACTAATATAACGTTTGGTATTGCAACTGCCATTTTCTATTTCCAGATGGGAAGTGTGATGGCACTACAGTTCGGAGCGGTGAATGCGCTCATCTCTGCTGGCTATGCAATCATTGTTGCAGGTATCCTTGGAAGCATCATTGTTTATTTATCGGCTAAGTCCGGCATGAATGTCAACTTATTATCCCGCGGAGGATTCGGTTATATCGGAGCCTCATTAACCTCATTAATTTACGCATCAAATTTTATTATGTATTGTGCATTTGAAGGTATGATTTTAGTCGCTGCAGTTCATGCATTTTTTCCGGCGATTCCGATCTGGCTTTTAATTGTAATCTTTGGTTCCTTAGTAATTCCGTTAAACTGGTTTGGCATTAAACAATTGGACAAACTTCAAAAATGGTCATTACCGATTTTTGGAATATTCCTCATTACAGCCATTGTTATTGCTTTTAATACCCCATCACTTAACTCCGGAAATTTCTGGACCTATATGCCTGAAGGTGTTCAAATAGGCGGTACGGCATTACTGTTATGTATCGGAATGCAACACGGTATAATGGGACTTACAGCTTTAATTGCTTCGGATTACGCACGTTTCCTAAAACCGAAAGACTTGAAAATCGGTTCAATTGCTATCGGATTTATTCCGCAAATCTTCTGTTTTGGTGTAATGGGCGGCCTTGGCATTTGGTTCGGTGTAAAATTTGCCGAAGCAAATCCCGGCGTTTATATCGTGACATTGTTAGGGCTTGGTGGTGTCGTATTTACGGTACTGACACAAGTTCGTATTAATATAACGAATATTTACAGCAGCTCACTTTCCCTCTCAAACTTTTTTGAAAACATGTTTGGCTTTACACCGGGACGCCGTTTTTGGGTTGTAGTAGGTGGTGTTATTGCCATGATTTTAATGCTTGGAGGTATTGTTGATCATCTTCAAATTGCGATGACTTTCCAAGGTGTAGCACTGATGAGCTGGGCAGCCGTTCTCGTAACGGAAGCGCTCGTTCTCAAAAAATGGCTGAAAATCGGCCCGCGCTATTATGAATCCAGACAGGAAAACCTGTTTAAATGGAATCCGGTTGGTGTCATTGCATTGATTGTTCCAACTATAATCGGCACAATTGCAGCACTCGGATATATGGGCACATTCCTGCAAAATACTGCCGCCTTTTTCGCCGCGCTGATGGCAGCAGTTCTGACTGTCATTTTAGGGTTGACGACAAAAGGGCGATACTATATTAGGAAAGAAGCAGAGGATATTCCGAAAGAGGACTGGATTGCTTAA